A segment of the Gemmatimonadaceae bacterium genome:
CTCCCCCGACCTCGCCGCCGGCGTCAACGTCGAGCGCTTCCGCCGCGAGATCCAGCTCACCGCGCGGCTCCAGCACCCGCACATCGTGCCCATTCTCAGCGCCGGCGAGATGGACGGTCTTCCCTTCTATACGATGCCCTTCGTCGAGGGCGAATCGCTGCGCATCCGGCTCGTCCGCACCGGCGCGATGGGTGTTTCGCAAGCTGTGAACATCGTCCGCGACGTCGCCCGCGCACTGGAGTTCGCCCACGAGAAGGGCATCGTCCATCGCGACATCAAGCCCGACAACGTTCTTCTTGCGGGCGAGAGCGCGACCGTCACCGATTTTGGGATCGGCAAGGCGATCGCCGAATCGCGGGTCGGCGAGGCGGATGAAGCGCTCACCCTCCTTGGCGTCGCGCTCGGCACGCCGCAATACATGGCGCCGGAGCAGATCGCTGCCGATCCGGCCATCGATCACCGCGCCGACCTCTATTCGTTAGGCTGCGTCGCCTACGAGCTACTCGCCGGGGAGACGCCGTTTGCCGGCCGCTCCGGCGCTGCCGTCTTCCGCGCGCACCTCCTCGAGGAGCCGGCGCCGATCACCGCGAAGCGCAGCGACGTTCACGATTCGCTGTGCCAGCTCATCGCGCACTGTCTCGCGAAGGACCCCGCGCTCCGCCCCACCTCGGCCCGCGAGGTGCTCGCGCTGCTCGAGCGGGTCTCGACCGTGGCCGGCTCATCCGCGACGGGCGCCGCGATCGCGCGCGAGGCCCTGACAATCGCCGTGCTGCCCTTCGCGAACGTCAACGCCGACCCCGAGAGCGAGCACTTCGCCGATGGCCTGACCGATGAGGTCATCACCGACCTCTCCATGCTCAAGATGCTGCGCGTGACCTCGCGCCAGTCGGCGATGCGACTCAAGGGAAGTGACAAGGACGTGCGAACGATCGCGCGAGAACTGGGGACGCGTTTCGTGCTCACTGGCAGTGTTCGCCGCGCTGGCGCCAACCTGCGAGTCACCGCACAACTCGTAGACGCGACGAGCGACGCACAGGTCTGGGCGGAGAAATACAGTGGTACCCTCGACGACGTCTTCGACATCCAGGAGAAATTATCGCGCCACATCGTCGAAGCACTGCGCCTTCGTCTAACGCCTGACGAGGACCAACGGATGGCGGAGCGCCCGATCCGCGACGTCCGCGCCTACGAGTATTATCTCCTCGCGCGGCAGCAGATCTGGAGCTTCACCCGCCCATCGCTCGAGCGCGGCCTGCAGCTCATTCGCCAGGCGCAAGCCATCGTCGGCGAGAGTGAGCTGCTCCTCGCCGCCGAGGGACTGATCTACTGGCAGTACGTGAACGTCGGGCTCGTCCCGGTCGAGCGCTACGATGTGTATCTGCAAAAGGCCGATGCGTGCGCGGCACGAATGCTGGAGCTGAATCCGCGATCGGCGAAGGCGCACAGTTTGCGCGGTGCCGTGCGGATGCATCGCGCCGATCCGCGCGGTGCGATGGAGGACTTCAAGCGCGCGCTCGTCTTCGATCGCAACGACCCAGAGGCCCTTCTCTGGCTCGGCTACGGATACGCGGTCGCGGGACGGGTGGCGCTCGGGCGTGCGCTCATGGAGCGACTGCAGCAGGTCGATCCGTTGACGTCGATCAATCAGACCATGTTCGGCATCATCGCGATGCTCGACGGCAAATACGACGAGGCACTCTGCTGGACCCAGCGTTCGGTGGACGTCGATCCCGGAAATCCGACGACGCGCATGATGCACGCGCACGCGCTTGCCGCGAATGGCCGGGTCGACGACGCGCGTGGATTGTTACATACCGTCGCGAGCGAGAAGCCAACGATGGCTTGGGCTCGGCTTGCCTGCGCGATGGCATTCGCCTTGACCGGCGACCGTGAGCAAGTGCTCACGTCGATCACGCCCGATCTGCGCGACGCCGCGGCAACCGACGACATCTTCTCGTGGTGGATGGCGGATTGTTACGCGCTCGTCGGCGAACGCGACGCCGCGCTCGAGTGTGTCGCGCGCATGATCGATCTCGGCCTGTTCAATTATCCCTTCCTTGCGCAGTACGAGCCCTTCATTGCGTCCATCCGCGCCGAGCCACGCTTCGCCTCGCTGCTCGAACAGGCGAGGAAGCAATGGGATGCGTTCGAGCCATAGCCGATCGTCGTCCTGAGTGAAGCGAAGGATGACAGGGGAGCGGGAAACGATATCTTTCCCGACCATGCCAAACTCCAAGGGGACAATCGCGATTCTCACCGGTGGCGGAGACGTCCCCGGACTGAATCCCGCCATTCGGGCGATCACCATTCGTGCGCTTCGTGAAGGCTACCGCGTCGTCGGCATCCGCCGCGGATGGGCGGGGCTCGTCGACTACAGCCCGGACAAGGACGCGGACAACTCCGAGAACATCCAGGATCTCTCGGAAGCAGAGGTCAACCGCGCCGGCCGCACCGGCGGTACCTTCCTCCACACCTCGCGCACGCGCCCGAGCACGTTGCCAAAGGCGCGCGTGCCCGCGCACCTCTCCGGTTACAACGAGAAAATCAACGACATCACGAAGGACGTGCTCAAGAACCTGGAGCACATCGGCGTCGACGTGCTGATCCCGATCGGCGGCGACGATACTCTCAGCTACGGCAAGAGACTTCATGACGAGGGCGTGCACGTCGTCGCGATTCCGAAGACGATGGACAACGACGTTTTTGGGACCGACTACTGCATAGGGTTTAGTACTTGCGTGACACGCACGATCGAGCTCACGCATAGCTTGCGAACCTCTGCGGGTTCGCATGAACGTTTCCTCGTCATCGAGGTCTTCGGCCGGTATGCGGGCTTCACCGCGCTGCTGCCGACGATGGCTGGCGCCGCGGACCGGTGCGTCATCCCGGAACATCCCGTCGACGTCGAGCAGCTTACGGAGCTCCTGACCTACGACCACAATCGGAACCCGAGCAAGTACTCCGTCGTGCTCGTGTCCGAAGGCGCCAAGCTCAGGTCGCAGGAGGGCATGAGCTTCGAGGGCGAGGACACCGACATGTTCGGCCACCGCAAGCTCGGTGGCATTGGTGACAAGGTTGCGTCGGCGCTGAAGGAGTATTCACCGCGCTACAACAACGGGCGACGCATCGACGTCGTCAACCAGCGCCTCGGCTACCTCGTGAGG
Coding sequences within it:
- a CDS encoding protein kinase, with the protein product MSVDLRDHLQQALTNAYSVERELAGGGMSRVFVAEERALGRRVVVKVLSPDLAAGVNVERFRREIQLTARLQHPHIVPILSAGEMDGLPFYTMPFVEGESLRIRLVRTGAMGVSQAVNIVRDVARALEFAHEKGIVHRDIKPDNVLLAGESATVTDFGIGKAIAESRVGEADEALTLLGVALGTPQYMAPEQIAADPAIDHRADLYSLGCVAYELLAGETPFAGRSGAAVFRAHLLEEPAPITAKRSDVHDSLCQLIAHCLAKDPALRPTSAREVLALLERVSTVAGSSATGAAIAREALTIAVLPFANVNADPESEHFADGLTDEVITDLSMLKMLRVTSRQSAMRLKGSDKDVRTIARELGTRFVLTGSVRRAGANLRVTAQLVDATSDAQVWAEKYSGTLDDVFDIQEKLSRHIVEALRLRLTPDEDQRMAERPIRDVRAYEYYLLARQQIWSFTRPSLERGLQLIRQAQAIVGESELLLAAEGLIYWQYVNVGLVPVERYDVYLQKADACAARMLELNPRSAKAHSLRGAVRMHRADPRGAMEDFKRALVFDRNDPEALLWLGYGYAVAGRVALGRALMERLQQVDPLTSINQTMFGIIAMLDGKYDEALCWTQRSVDVDPGNPTTRMMHAHALAANGRVDDARGLLHTVASEKPTMAWARLACAMAFALTGDREQVLTSITPDLRDAAATDDIFSWWMADCYALVGERDAALECVARMIDLGLFNYPFLAQYEPFIASIRAEPRFASLLEQARKQWDAFEP
- a CDS encoding ATP-dependent 6-phosphofructokinase; this translates as MPNSKGTIAILTGGGDVPGLNPAIRAITIRALREGYRVVGIRRGWAGLVDYSPDKDADNSENIQDLSEAEVNRAGRTGGTFLHTSRTRPSTLPKARVPAHLSGYNEKINDITKDVLKNLEHIGVDVLIPIGGDDTLSYGKRLHDEGVHVVAIPKTMDNDVFGTDYCIGFSTCVTRTIELTHSLRTSAGSHERFLVIEVFGRYAGFTALLPTMAGAADRCVIPEHPVDVEQLTELLTYDHNRNPSKYSVVLVSEGAKLRSQEGMSFEGEDTDMFGHRKLGGIGDKVASALKEYSPRYNNGRRIDVVNQRLGYLVRSGDPDALDSIVPMAFGNLALDLILKKEYGRLVSIHHGFYDSVSIKSVTSDKKVVDVSKYYNTERLRPIYDFDGAPLFIMTND